In one Paraburkholderia azotifigens genomic region, the following are encoded:
- the msrA gene encoding peptide-methionine (S)-S-oxide reductase MsrA has translation MNKTLIANAFGWTRTSTGRIATCIAIGAGAIAWQHVASAEQAVRIPAPAQDEKVGATHTETAVFAGGCFWGVQGVYEHVKGVQQVASGYAGGAANTAQYETVSEGDTGHAESVRITYDPTQITYGRLLQIFFSVAHNPTQLNYQGPDHGTQYRSAVFPQNAEQRAIAQAYIAQLGKAKVFNAPIVTKIEDFKGFYPAEQYHQNYLVLHPDSPYIAINDLPKITYLKQMFPDVFRNDPVLLKASAS, from the coding sequence GTGAACAAGACACTCATCGCAAACGCATTCGGCTGGACGCGCACATCGACGGGACGCATCGCAACGTGTATCGCAATTGGCGCGGGCGCGATCGCCTGGCAGCACGTCGCGTCGGCGGAACAGGCGGTGCGGATTCCCGCGCCCGCGCAGGACGAAAAAGTGGGCGCCACGCACACGGAAACAGCCGTCTTCGCAGGCGGCTGCTTCTGGGGCGTGCAGGGCGTGTACGAGCACGTGAAAGGCGTGCAACAGGTCGCGTCCGGCTACGCAGGCGGCGCCGCGAACACCGCGCAATACGAGACCGTCAGCGAGGGCGACACGGGGCACGCGGAATCGGTGCGCATCACCTACGACCCGACGCAGATCACGTACGGCCGTCTGCTGCAGATTTTCTTTTCGGTCGCGCATAACCCGACGCAGCTCAACTACCAGGGCCCCGATCACGGCACGCAATATCGCTCCGCTGTGTTTCCGCAGAACGCCGAACAGCGCGCGATCGCGCAGGCGTATATCGCGCAGCTGGGCAAGGCGAAGGTATTCAACGCGCCGATCGTGACGAAGATCGAGGACTTCAAGGGCTTCTATCCCGCCGAGCAGTATCACCAGAACTATCTGGTGCTGCATCCCGATTCGCCGTACATCGCGATCAACGATCTGCCGAAGATCACCTACCTGAAGCAGATGTTCCCGGATGTCTTTCGCAACGACCCGGTTTTGCTGAAGGCGTCGGCTTCGTAA
- a CDS encoding extracellular solute-binding protein, with protein MRWCYSYACVWRRGSVARIARAVVRAVVRPKRLLDSVILFLGCCMLVAHAPAAENVLRVLAWPGYADADVVKGFEDRYHAKVEVTLVDSDEALWDKMHQGTQPQFDVLAANTAEIQRYAHDNLLAPLDLASLPNTKRQLPRFRALSSIDGLTQHGAVYAIPFTYSTMGLIYDRKQVSVAPHSMNELWNPRYRGKVLDYNSAQHNFSFTALALGYPDPFQLNNAQIQTIARKLIDLRRNLLTYYNLPEEAAAFFVQHKVALMFGNYGTQQLELLRRAGADVGYVIPDEGVLAWLDCWSMTSAAANRPLALAWINYMLEPDVSRLLTQRQGLANTLTEPPESTGKSHILWTEPVENIQKREALWSRIVSGDRPERF; from the coding sequence ATGCGGTGGTGCTACTCATATGCATGTGTCTGGCGGCGGGGCAGCGTTGCCCGCATCGCGCGAGCGGTTGTTCGAGCGGTTGTTCGTCCGAAGCGCTTACTTGACTCAGTCATCCTTTTTCTCGGCTGCTGCATGTTGGTTGCCCATGCGCCGGCCGCGGAGAACGTGCTGCGTGTGCTCGCATGGCCGGGCTATGCCGATGCCGACGTCGTGAAAGGTTTCGAGGACCGCTATCACGCGAAAGTCGAAGTCACGCTGGTCGATTCCGACGAGGCGCTGTGGGACAAGATGCATCAGGGCACGCAGCCGCAGTTCGACGTGCTGGCGGCCAACACGGCTGAAATCCAGCGCTACGCGCACGACAATCTGCTCGCGCCGCTCGACCTCGCGAGCCTGCCGAACACGAAGCGCCAGTTGCCGCGCTTCCGCGCGCTGTCGTCGATCGACGGACTCACGCAACACGGCGCCGTCTACGCGATTCCGTTCACCTACTCGACGATGGGCCTGATCTACGACCGCAAGCAGGTCAGCGTCGCGCCGCATTCGATGAACGAACTGTGGAACCCGCGCTATCGCGGCAAGGTGCTCGACTACAACAGCGCGCAGCACAACTTCTCGTTCACGGCGCTCGCGCTCGGCTATCCGGATCCGTTCCAGCTGAACAACGCGCAGATCCAGACGATCGCGCGCAAGCTGATCGATCTGCGGCGCAATCTGCTGACCTACTACAACCTGCCCGAAGAAGCCGCGGCGTTTTTCGTTCAGCACAAGGTCGCGCTGATGTTCGGCAACTACGGCACGCAGCAACTCGAACTGCTGCGCCGCGCGGGGGCCGATGTCGGCTATGTGATTCCCGACGAAGGCGTGCTCGCATGGCTCGACTGCTGGTCGATGACGAGCGCGGCGGCAAACCGCCCGCTTGCGCTCGCGTGGATCAACTACATGCTCGAGCCTGACGTCAGCCGCCTGCTCACGCAACGTCAGGGGCTCGCGAACACGCTGACGGAGCCGCCCGAAAGCACGGGCAAGAGCCATATTCTGTGGACCGAACCCGTCGAGAACATCCAGAAGCGCGAGGCGCTCTGGAGCCGCATCGTCTCGGGCGACCGGCCGGAGCGTTTCTGA
- a CDS encoding GGDEF domain-containing protein codes for MMRPGLTFKLSVLLALIGVLASGTTGYYAYRANRTMLVHEAERSLLTSTELLGQRFTVAINDIAADALVLSTMPSAASVAVSDDGTSPGNAMRDRLAQVFASFIAQHPEYLQVRLIARNLYGLELIRIDREPGGPVRVQESALQEKRQFAYVFETLALPPGRVYISPIAVNHEHGAHAAEGKPTLRVGTPVADARGEVVGVVVIDVDLASLLRLSQADLPTDYQVYLANEWGDFLVHPDPSQTFGFDKGRRVFMQDSFAATKPLFEQSAQPVLLNGLTQPNEAAGHVLAFVRRPFGQSQGNRFLVIGLAKPLHDVLVGANMLGNSIVRMVLIFSAFAILLAILFARALTRPLHTLADAATHFFSEHTMDALPVRRTDEIGVLARGFERMRGEIGVQMDELRSKQHELTHLASHDGLTGLPNRMLFMQKLEEAIDRARANGARLAVLFIDLNRFKQINDQYGHSVGDDVLAIVARRLQEVLHPGDVVARLGGDEFIVLVKGERSAEAAPAIAARIVRTIDDELLIGDQPMAVGASIGISQFPADGDSAEALLLNADAAMYAAKSGGSGAWLSYRELIDLQRARAGREAQRHAEPAADGADVIV; via the coding sequence ATGATGCGTCCCGGACTCACGTTCAAGCTCTCCGTGCTGCTCGCGCTGATCGGCGTGCTCGCGTCGGGCACGACGGGGTATTACGCCTATCGCGCGAACCGGACCATGCTGGTGCACGAAGCGGAGCGCAGTCTGCTTACGTCGACGGAACTGCTCGGGCAGCGCTTCACGGTCGCGATCAACGACATTGCCGCGGACGCACTCGTGCTGTCGACGATGCCTTCGGCGGCGAGCGTCGCGGTGAGCGACGACGGCACATCGCCCGGCAACGCGATGCGCGACCGGCTCGCGCAGGTGTTCGCAAGCTTCATCGCGCAGCATCCCGAGTATCTGCAGGTGCGCCTTATTGCGCGCAATCTCTACGGGCTTGAACTGATCCGTATCGACCGCGAACCGGGCGGCCCGGTGCGCGTGCAGGAAAGCGCGCTGCAGGAGAAACGCCAGTTTGCGTACGTGTTCGAGACGCTCGCGCTGCCGCCGGGGCGCGTCTACATTTCGCCCATCGCCGTCAATCACGAACATGGCGCGCACGCGGCCGAGGGCAAGCCGACGCTGCGGGTCGGCACGCCTGTCGCCGATGCGCGCGGCGAAGTGGTTGGCGTGGTCGTGATCGACGTCGATCTCGCGAGTCTGCTGAGGCTCTCGCAAGCCGATCTGCCGACCGACTATCAGGTCTATCTCGCGAACGAGTGGGGCGACTTCCTCGTGCATCCCGACCCGTCGCAGACTTTCGGTTTCGACAAGGGCCGGCGCGTGTTCATGCAGGACAGCTTCGCGGCGACAAAGCCTCTCTTCGAGCAGTCGGCCCAGCCCGTGCTGCTGAATGGCCTCACGCAGCCGAACGAGGCGGCCGGCCATGTGCTCGCGTTCGTGCGCCGGCCGTTCGGCCAGTCGCAGGGCAATCGCTTTCTCGTGATCGGTCTCGCGAAGCCGCTGCACGACGTGCTCGTCGGCGCGAACATGCTCGGCAACAGCATCGTGCGGATGGTGCTGATCTTCAGCGCGTTCGCGATCCTGCTGGCCATTCTGTTCGCACGCGCGTTGACGCGTCCGTTGCATACGCTCGCCGACGCCGCCACGCACTTTTTCTCCGAGCACACGATGGACGCGCTGCCCGTGCGGCGCACCGACGAGATCGGCGTGCTTGCGCGCGGCTTCGAGCGCATGCGCGGCGAGATCGGCGTGCAGATGGACGAGCTGCGCAGCAAGCAGCACGAACTGACGCATCTCGCGAGCCACGACGGGCTGACGGGATTGCCCAACCGGATGCTGTTCATGCAGAAGCTGGAGGAAGCGATCGACCGGGCGCGCGCGAACGGCGCGCGGCTCGCCGTGCTGTTCATCGACCTGAACCGCTTCAAGCAGATCAACGATCAATACGGCCACTCCGTGGGCGACGACGTGCTCGCGATCGTCGCGCGCCGTCTGCAGGAAGTGCTGCATCCGGGCGACGTCGTGGCGCGCCTGGGCGGCGACGAATTCATCGTGCTCGTGAAGGGCGAGCGTTCCGCCGAAGCCGCGCCCGCGATCGCCGCGCGCATCGTGCGGACGATCGACGACGAACTGCTGATCGGCGATCAGCCGATGGCCGTCGGCGCGAGCATCGGCATCAGCCAGTTCCCGGCCGACGGCGACTCCGCCGAGGCACTGCTGCTCAACGCGGATGCCGCGATGTATGCGGCGAAATCGGGTGGTTCGGGCGCATGGCTGTCGTACCGCGAGCTGATCGACCTGCAGCGTGCGCGGGCGGGACGCGAAGCGCAGCGCCACGCCGAACCCGCCGCCGATGGCGCGGACGTGATCGTATAA
- a CDS encoding acyltransferase family protein — protein MRATTTQANGIVPALTSIRFLAALTVVLSHYRELDLLNTPVSFFNFVDGGRSAVSLFFVLSGFILTYTYRDELATQSPHNFYVARVARIYPNILLALGIASITTAYLVISHNDVLLLKWFALKSAINLSLVVSFVCQVLLITAWFPFAAINQPWNGPASSVSCEAFFYALFPLILARFVKMRAATLAATLVGIWIAQGLMIVFFMAVFPASRSHFLAGALPLCRIAEFMLGIGAALAFQALRGRGVSMHRRGIALVTCSVAVLIILALWQPVSPVFYPQSPFFATLILGLALLERPVVGILNQRWLVRFGEASYALFLIHVPLAYLAWLAGFRVNNGWIPLTFTLLLSVVVFTYFEEPMRRRIRRRFRSKPLAPAAVVTDAVDPSVTVGPGMKPG, from the coding sequence ATGCGAGCGACGACCACCCAGGCCAACGGCATCGTTCCTGCGCTGACGAGCATCCGCTTTCTCGCGGCGCTGACAGTCGTCCTCTCGCACTACCGCGAACTCGACCTGCTCAACACGCCCGTTTCGTTCTTCAATTTCGTCGACGGCGGACGCTCGGCCGTATCGCTTTTCTTCGTGCTGTCGGGCTTCATCCTCACGTACACCTATCGCGACGAACTCGCGACGCAGAGTCCGCACAACTTCTACGTGGCGCGCGTCGCCCGCATCTATCCGAACATCCTGCTCGCACTCGGCATTGCGTCGATCACCACCGCGTACCTCGTCATCTCGCACAACGACGTGCTGCTGCTCAAATGGTTCGCGCTGAAGTCCGCGATCAATCTGTCGCTGGTGGTGAGCTTCGTCTGCCAGGTGCTGCTGATCACCGCGTGGTTCCCGTTCGCCGCGATCAACCAGCCGTGGAATGGACCGGCATCGAGCGTGTCGTGCGAGGCGTTTTTCTATGCGCTCTTCCCGCTGATCCTCGCCCGCTTCGTGAAGATGCGCGCAGCGACGCTCGCCGCCACGCTGGTCGGCATCTGGATCGCGCAAGGCCTGATGATCGTGTTCTTCATGGCCGTGTTTCCCGCGTCGCGCAGTCACTTCCTTGCGGGTGCGCTGCCGCTGTGCCGGATCGCCGAATTCATGCTGGGCATCGGCGCGGCGCTGGCGTTTCAGGCGTTGCGCGGACGCGGCGTGTCGATGCACCGTCGCGGCATCGCGCTGGTGACGTGCTCCGTCGCCGTGCTGATCATCCTCGCGCTGTGGCAGCCGGTGTCGCCCGTGTTCTATCCGCAAAGCCCGTTCTTCGCGACGCTGATTCTGGGCCTCGCGCTCCTCGAACGGCCCGTGGTCGGCATACTGAATCAGCGCTGGCTGGTGCGTTTCGGCGAAGCGAGCTATGCGCTGTTCCTGATTCACGTGCCGCTCGCGTATCTCGCGTGGCTCGCGGGCTTCCGCGTGAACAACGGATGGATTCCGCTCACCTTCACGCTGCTGTTGAGCGTGGTCGTTTTCACGTATTTCGAAGAGCCGATGCGCCGCCGCATCCGCAGGCGTTTTCGCAGCAAGCCGCTTGCGCCCGCAGCCGTTGTCACGGATGCCGTCGATCCCTCCGTGACCGTCGGGCCCGGCATGAAGCCCGGCTGA
- a CDS encoding cytochrome c biogenesis protein DipZ, translating to MLLIVLAYLGGALTILSPCILPVLPFVFARADQPFVRSGLPLLGGMALTFALVATLAAVGGGWVTQANQYGRWIAIVLLGVFGLTLLLPRLADRLMHPLVSAGNRLSELAQADGQRSRMSSSFLLGIATGLLWAPCAGPILGLVLTGAALRGASVGTTVLLLAYAAGAATSLAIALLIGGRVFAAMKRSLGAGEWVRRGIGAAMLCGVVAIALGVDTGVLTKVSTVATSGIEQHLVDRLSPPKPSSDEATMSANAPALKPAADAAPPAGTMMRASTAAAPLPVEGTLPPLTGAVQWLNSPPLTAEQLRGKVVLIDFWTYSCINCLRTLPYVKAWSQKYRDMGLVVIGVHAPEFAFERNIDNVKKASHDLGVDYPIAIDNNYAIWRAFGNQYWPAHYFVDAQGRIRHHHFGEGEYEQSEKVIQQLLAEAGHPEAARVATGLEQHAKGVEAAADGNDMMSPETYIGYTRAENFMSPGGEAPNRVHAYTAPSSPDVNDWGLAGTWKVGAEHATLAAPDGRIVYRFHARDLHLVLGPGAGGKPVHFRVTIDGAAPGDARGTDVSADGTGVVTEQRLYQLVRQTGNVTDHTFAIEFLDPGVEAYAFTFG from the coding sequence ATGTTACTCATCGTCCTCGCTTACCTCGGCGGCGCGCTCACGATCCTGAGTCCGTGCATTCTGCCCGTGCTGCCCTTCGTCTTCGCGCGCGCCGACCAGCCGTTCGTGCGCTCCGGCCTGCCGCTGCTCGGCGGCATGGCGCTCACGTTCGCGCTCGTCGCGACACTGGCAGCCGTGGGCGGCGGCTGGGTCACGCAGGCCAACCAGTACGGCCGCTGGATCGCGATCGTGCTGCTCGGCGTGTTCGGCCTGACGCTGCTGCTGCCGCGTCTCGCCGACCGGCTGATGCATCCCCTCGTCAGCGCGGGCAACCGGCTGTCCGAGCTTGCACAGGCCGACGGGCAAAGGTCGCGCATGAGCTCGTCGTTTCTGCTCGGCATCGCGACGGGCCTGCTGTGGGCCCCGTGCGCGGGCCCGATTCTCGGCCTCGTGCTCACGGGCGCCGCGCTGCGCGGCGCGAGCGTCGGCACGACGGTGCTGCTGCTCGCCTATGCGGCGGGCGCGGCGACTTCGCTGGCGATTGCGCTGCTGATCGGCGGACGGGTCTTCGCGGCGATGAAGCGCTCGCTCGGCGCGGGCGAATGGGTGCGGCGCGGCATCGGCGCGGCGATGCTGTGCGGCGTCGTGGCGATCGCGCTCGGCGTCGACACGGGCGTGCTGACGAAGGTCTCGACGGTCGCGACTAGCGGCATCGAGCAGCATCTCGTCGACAGGCTGTCGCCGCCGAAACCGTCCAGCGACGAAGCGACGATGTCCGCGAACGCGCCTGCGCTGAAGCCGGCCGCCGACGCCGCGCCGCCCGCGGGCACGATGATGCGCGCCTCGACGGCCGCCGCGCCGCTGCCCGTCGAAGGCACGCTGCCGCCGCTGACGGGCGCCGTCCAGTGGCTCAATTCGCCGCCGCTCACGGCTGAGCAGCTGCGCGGCAAGGTCGTGCTGATCGACTTCTGGACGTACTCGTGCATCAACTGCCTGCGCACGCTGCCGTATGTGAAAGCGTGGTCGCAGAAGTATCGCGACATGGGCCTCGTGGTGATCGGCGTGCACGCGCCCGAATTTGCATTCGAGCGCAATATCGACAACGTGAAGAAGGCGTCACACGATCTCGGCGTCGATTACCCGATCGCGATCGACAACAACTACGCGATCTGGCGCGCGTTCGGCAACCAGTATTGGCCCGCCCACTATTTCGTCGATGCGCAGGGCCGCATACGCCATCACCACTTCGGCGAAGGCGAGTACGAGCAGTCGGAAAAAGTGATCCAGCAACTGCTGGCGGAAGCGGGCCATCCCGAAGCGGCTCGAGTGGCGACGGGTCTCGAACAGCACGCGAAAGGCGTCGAAGCGGCCGCCGACGGCAACGACATGATGTCGCCGGAAACGTACATCGGCTACACGCGCGCCGAGAACTTCATGTCGCCGGGCGGCGAAGCGCCGAACCGCGTACACGCCTACACCGCGCCGTCGAGCCCCGACGTCAACGACTGGGGACTCGCGGGCACGTGGAAAGTGGGCGCCGAGCATGCGACGCTCGCCGCGCCGGACGGACGCATTGTCTACCGCTTCCATGCACGCGACCTGCATCTCGTGCTCGGGCCGGGCGCGGGCGGCAAGCCGGTGCACTTCCGCGTGACGATCGACGGCGCCGCGCCCGGCGATGCACGCGGCACCGACGTGAGCGCCGACGGTACGGGCGTCGTCACGGAGCAGCGGCTGTATCAGCTCGTGCGGCAGACGGGCAACGTGACCGACCACACCTTTGCGATCGAGTTTCTCGATCCCGGTGTCGAGGCCTACGCATTCACTTTCGGTTAA
- a CDS encoding response regulator transcription factor has translation MDHPKRVLIVEDDVDIANVLSLHLRDERYEVVHSADGNEGLRLLEQGNWDALILDLMLPGVDGLEICRRARAMARYTPIIITSARSSEVHRILGLELGADDYLAKPFSVLELVARVKALLRRADAMAKDARMEAGSLNLAGLFIDPLTREATAKGKRIELTPREFDLLYFFASRPGKVFSRMDLLNAVWGYQHEGYEHTVNTHINRLRAKIEDDPAQPARILTVWGRGYKFVADPAAHEGEAS, from the coding sequence ATGGATCATCCGAAGCGCGTACTGATCGTCGAAGACGATGTCGACATTGCGAATGTGCTGAGCCTGCACCTGCGGGACGAGCGCTACGAAGTCGTCCATAGCGCCGACGGCAACGAAGGGCTGCGGCTGCTGGAGCAGGGCAACTGGGACGCGCTGATCCTCGACCTGATGCTGCCGGGCGTCGACGGGCTGGAGATCTGCCGCCGCGCCCGCGCGATGGCGCGCTATACGCCCATCATCATCACGAGCGCGCGTTCGAGCGAAGTGCACCGCATACTCGGGCTCGAACTCGGCGCGGACGACTATCTCGCGAAACCTTTCTCCGTGCTCGAACTGGTTGCGCGCGTGAAGGCGCTGCTGCGGCGCGCCGACGCGATGGCGAAAGACGCGCGCATGGAAGCGGGCAGCCTGAATCTCGCGGGGCTGTTCATCGACCCGCTTACGCGCGAAGCGACCGCGAAAGGCAAGCGGATCGAGCTGACGCCGCGCGAATTCGATTTGTTGTATTTCTTTGCGAGCCGTCCGGGCAAGGTGTTTTCGCGGATGGATCTGCTCAACGCCGTGTGGGGCTATCAGCACGAGGGCTACGAGCACACCGTCAACACGCACATCAACCGGCTGCGCGCGAAGATCGAGGACGACCCCGCGCAGCCGGCGCGCATCCTGACGGTTTGGGGACGCGGCTACAAGTTCGTCGCCGATCCTGCTGCGCATGAGGGAGAAGCGTCGTGA
- the msrB gene encoding peptide-methionine (R)-S-oxide reductase MsrB, with the protein MKSRRQFLLTGGSALAALASLMHWRAFAAGASDAPQATDTAAARFEVTRTDAQWRAALTPAQYHVLREEGTERPFSSPLNDEHRSGVFACAGCSLELFSSRTKFDSHTGWPSFWAPLDHAVATREDGSWGMVRTEVHCRRCGGHLGHVFDDGPKPTGLRYCMNGLAMTFTPRAA; encoded by the coding sequence ATGAAAAGCCGCAGGCAGTTCCTGTTGACGGGCGGCAGCGCGCTGGCGGCGCTGGCTTCCCTCATGCACTGGCGCGCGTTCGCCGCTGGCGCGTCAGACGCCCCGCAAGCAACGGACACGGCCGCCGCGCGCTTCGAAGTCACGCGCACCGACGCGCAATGGCGCGCGGCGCTGACGCCCGCGCAGTACCACGTGCTGCGCGAGGAAGGCACCGAGCGTCCGTTCAGCAGTCCCCTCAACGACGAGCATCGCAGCGGTGTGTTCGCCTGCGCGGGATGCAGCCTCGAACTCTTTTCGTCGCGCACGAAGTTCGACAGCCACACGGGCTGGCCGAGCTTCTGGGCGCCGCTCGATCACGCCGTCGCGACACGCGAGGACGGCTCGTGGGGCATGGTGCGCACGGAAGTCCACTGCCGGCGCTGCGGCGGCCATCTCGGTCACGTGTTCGACGACGGCCCGAAACCGACGGGCCTGCGCTACTGCATGAACGGACTCGCGATGACCTTCACGCCGCGTGCAGCCTGA
- a CDS encoding sensor histidine kinase — MNLSLTQRLSLVFSVLLLACCGASAWLQIRSSDLHEKEVIQSLSRDLASHIARNPALSDDSGDGSRKAALREIFGQLMVVNPSVEVYLLDQNGHIEGDDAPAGHLKRMQVDVRPVRQFIAGDPLPILGDDPRSIDGRKVFSAALLPHDAGKRPPEYLYVVLQGEAHDELAARVAASSVLRTTLWSMAVVALLGLVAGLMAFGLITRPLRRLTDAMRQFDANGEPATPLAVPNPARVAALNSRDEIATLESTFAQMAERIGQQWRELTRQDQERRELVANISHDLRTPLTSLHGYLETLSMKADSLSDAERKRYLAIALAQSVKVGRLAQSLFELARLEHGNVQLALEDFSLIDLLQDVFQKFELPAEARRIRLRADIAPRLPNVTADLGMIERVLTNLLDNAIRHTPDDGAVDVDLALRDGKVSVTVSDTGPGMSADVRARLFQRAFTSGGAHRGGLGLLIVQRMLQLHGSQIRLVEREGAGTTFCFELHPAGTLQKGGRAVASIQ, encoded by the coding sequence GTGAACCTGTCATTGACGCAGCGGCTGTCGCTGGTGTTTTCGGTGCTGCTGCTTGCGTGCTGCGGCGCGTCGGCGTGGCTGCAGATCCGTTCCAGCGATCTGCACGAAAAGGAAGTCATTCAAAGCCTGTCGCGCGATCTCGCGTCGCATATCGCGCGCAATCCGGCCTTGTCGGATGACAGCGGCGACGGCTCGCGCAAGGCGGCCCTGCGGGAGATATTCGGCCAGTTGATGGTCGTCAATCCGAGCGTCGAGGTGTATCTGCTCGATCAGAACGGCCATATCGAAGGCGACGACGCGCCCGCTGGCCACCTGAAGCGGATGCAGGTCGACGTGCGGCCCGTCCGGCAGTTCATCGCGGGCGATCCGCTGCCGATCCTCGGCGACGACCCGCGCAGCATCGACGGCCGCAAGGTGTTCAGCGCGGCGCTGCTGCCGCACGACGCAGGCAAGCGGCCGCCCGAATACCTGTACGTCGTGCTGCAGGGCGAAGCGCACGACGAACTCGCGGCGCGCGTCGCGGCGAGTTCGGTGTTGCGCACCACGTTATGGTCGATGGCCGTTGTCGCGCTGCTGGGTCTCGTCGCGGGCCTGATGGCGTTCGGGCTGATCACGCGGCCGCTGCGCCGTCTCACCGATGCGATGCGCCAGTTCGACGCGAACGGCGAACCGGCTACGCCGCTCGCCGTGCCCAATCCGGCGCGCGTCGCCGCACTCAATTCACGCGACGAGATCGCGACGCTCGAATCGACGTTCGCGCAGATGGCCGAACGCATCGGCCAGCAGTGGCGCGAACTGACGCGGCAGGACCAGGAGCGGCGCGAACTGGTGGCGAACATTTCGCACGATCTGCGCACCCCGCTGACATCGCTGCATGGCTACCTCGAAACGCTGTCGATGAAAGCGGATTCGTTGAGCGACGCCGAGCGCAAGCGCTACCTGGCGATCGCCCTCGCGCAGAGCGTGAAAGTGGGGCGGCTCGCGCAGTCGCTGTTCGAACTCGCGCGGCTCGAACACGGCAACGTGCAACTCGCGCTCGAAGACTTCTCGCTCATCGATCTGCTGCAGGACGTGTTCCAGAAATTCGAGTTGCCGGCGGAAGCGCGGCGCATCCGCTTGCGCGCGGACATCGCGCCGCGTCTGCCGAACGTGACGGCCGATCTCGGCATGATCGAGCGCGTGCTGACCAATCTGCTCGACAACGCAATCCGTCACACGCCGGACGACGGCGCCGTCGATGTCGACCTCGCGCTGCGCGACGGCAAGGTGTCGGTGACGGTCAGCGATACGGGACCGGGCATGTCGGCCGACGTGCGCGCGCGGCTGTTCCAGCGCGCGTTCACGTCGGGCGGCGCGCATCGCGGCGGGCTGGGCCTGCTGATCGTCCAGCGCATGTTGCAGTTGCACGGCAGCCAGATTCGCCTCGTCGAACGCGAAGGGGCGGGCACCACCTTCTGCTTCGAACTGCACCCCGCGGGCACTCTGCAGAAGGGCGGCCGCGCGGTCGCTTCCATCCAGTAA